GCCAGACGGCCTGCAGCACGATCGCCAGCACCGCCGGCTTGAGCCCATAGAACAGCGCGGTCAGCGCGGGGGCGTCGCCGAAGCGCGCGTAAGTCAGGCTCAACGCCAGGATCGACAGGAAACCCGGCAGGATGAACAGACCGCCCGCGACCAGGCCGCCGCGAACGCCGTGCAGCTTCCAGCCGACGTAGGTGGCGAGCTGCTGCGCCTCCGGCCCCGGCAGCAGCATGCAGTACCCCAGGGCCTGCAGGAAGCCGTCCTCCTTCACCCAACCCTTCTCCTCCACGGCGATCCGGTGGATGACGGCGATCTGACCCGCGGGTCCGCCGAAGCTCTG
This is a stretch of genomic DNA from Gemmatimonadota bacterium. It encodes these proteins:
- a CDS encoding chromate transporter, whose protein sequence is MSQPPFRDATRAWVRVAAQSFGGPAGQIAVIHRIAVEEKGWVKEDGFLQALGYCMLLPGPEAQQLATYVGWKLHGVRGGLVAGGLFILPGFLSILALSLTYARFGDAPALTALFYGLKPAVLAIVLQAVWRLRTRALRDRPSLLIAGGAFVAMAAFAVPFPLVILSAAVLGALGLDRAEAAPAAAGEAVPPARR